The Desmonostoc muscorum LEGE 12446 genome includes a region encoding these proteins:
- a CDS encoding two-partner secretion domain-containing protein, with the protein MKQFLRQILITSSAYLCCLITGFPGLAQISSDNTLADGQTVVSPGTTPGLDFLITGGTQVGSNLFHSFGEFSVPTGGEAFFNNTAAFNNITNIISRVTGGSISNIDGLIKENYGANFILINPSGINFGAKAQLNIGGSFLASTADSLKFADGVEFSATDSTSSPRLTISVPVGLQFGQNPQAIRVQGQGHNISLESPIFSPFTRGDTAGLKVQPGNTLALVGGGIISEGGTLTAEGGRIDLGSVAGGLVSLNASPQGWNLGYQGVTNFQDIALSQKALADTSGPGSGSIQLQGRNISIRDGSVVLIQTQGAQSAGGLNVNASESLSLVGTTADGQISSNLFTETIGGGKSGDITVNTPRLVVQDGAAISAATYTPAAGGNIDIKAGDYLQVSGFSPFNPTRFSNITAGTFGAGNAGTLTVSTQQVTALLGGNIASVTAGTGSGGNVTVNASKLVELIGVVPFVFTPSQITAGTGGPGKAGSVTINTQRLVIKDGGRVDASTLASGPAGSVTINAEDSVEVSGKVPGSVNPSLIISSANIVDPLLQQLLRLPAVPSGTSGDVTINTGQLVVKDGAQVTARNDGTGDAGTLRVNAGSIFVESQGGITAATKGGQGGNIDLRVQNSLQVSGNSQISSDNAGMGAGGRLTIQGNQLILSDRALLSASTTSGEGGNISLQTNSLLMRRNSQISATAGGTGNGGNINIAGSSPANFVTLLEGSKITADAVQGMGGNISINTRGFFVCPTCQITASSELGIAGEISIITPEAENNFEIIDVPQEVAKPEQVVAQACRGTASQNRSEFTITGRGGLPPRPSEQLSSGALISFEPVDASAATEVNNTSQLPPPARGWYVNAQGVLVLASEAPNPTPYSSGLTSSNCH; encoded by the coding sequence ATGAAACAATTTCTTCGCCAAATTTTAATTACTAGTAGTGCTTATCTCTGCTGTCTAATTACCGGCTTTCCTGGTTTAGCACAAATTTCTTCAGATAACACACTTGCCGATGGACAAACTGTGGTTTCACCAGGAACCACACCAGGGCTGGATTTTTTAATTACAGGCGGAACACAAGTCGGTAGCAACCTCTTCCATAGCTTTGGAGAATTTTCTGTTCCTACTGGTGGTGAAGCTTTTTTCAACAACACCGCAGCTTTTAACAACATTACTAACATCATTAGCCGAGTTACAGGTGGTTCAATTTCCAATATTGATGGCTTAATTAAAGAAAACTACGGTGCTAATTTCATCCTCATCAATCCCAGTGGTATTAACTTTGGTGCGAAAGCTCAACTCAATATTGGCGGCTCATTTTTGGCGAGTACGGCAGATAGTCTTAAATTTGCAGATGGCGTAGAATTTAGTGCAACCGATTCAACTTCTTCACCTCGGCTAACGATTAGTGTGCCAGTAGGCTTGCAATTTGGGCAGAATCCCCAAGCGATTCGTGTCCAAGGTCAAGGGCATAACATCAGTTTAGAAAGTCCGATATTTTCACCCTTTACTAGGGGAGACACCGCCGGACTAAAGGTGCAGCCAGGTAATACCCTAGCTTTGGTGGGTGGAGGAATTATTTCAGAGGGAGGAACGCTCACAGCTGAGGGCGGACGCATTGATTTAGGTAGTGTGGCAGGAGGTTTAGTAAGTCTCAATGCCAGTCCTCAAGGCTGGAATTTAGGTTATCAAGGGGTGACAAACTTTCAAGATATTGCCTTATCTCAAAAGGCATTAGCAGATACCAGTGGACCAGGTAGTGGCTCAATTCAGTTGCAAGGGCGAAACATTTCTATCCGCGATGGCTCGGTGGTGTTAATTCAAACCCAAGGAGCGCAATCAGCAGGGGGACTTAACGTCAATGCCTCTGAATCCTTATCCTTAGTGGGTACCACAGCAGATGGGCAGATTTCCAGCAACTTATTTACAGAAACTATCGGCGGTGGCAAAAGTGGAGATATTACTGTTAACACTCCCCGGTTAGTTGTTCAAGATGGAGCAGCCATATCTGCCGCTACTTACACACCTGCTGCTGGTGGGAATATTGATATTAAAGCTGGTGATTATTTGCAAGTGTCAGGATTTTCACCATTTAATCCTACTCGCTTCAGTAATATTACGGCAGGAACTTTTGGGGCTGGGAATGCGGGAACTCTTACAGTGTCAACTCAGCAAGTCACTGCGCTTTTAGGAGGGAATATTGCCTCTGTGACTGCTGGTACTGGCTCAGGTGGAAATGTAACTGTGAATGCCTCGAAGTTAGTAGAGTTGATAGGTGTAGTACCATTTGTTTTCACTCCTAGCCAAATAACTGCTGGTACTGGCGGGCCAGGAAAGGCTGGTAGCGTTACAATTAATACTCAACGCTTGGTAATTAAAGACGGTGGTAGAGTTGATGCTTCCACCTTAGCCAGTGGTCCTGCTGGTAGTGTCACCATTAACGCTGAAGATAGTGTAGAGGTAAGTGGCAAAGTCCCAGGCTCCGTAAATCCTAGTTTGATTATCTCCTCAGCCAACATAGTCGATCCGCTGTTGCAACAGCTATTAAGACTGCCTGCTGTGCCCAGTGGAACTTCTGGAGATGTGACAATTAATACTGGGCAATTGGTTGTCAAAGATGGCGCACAGGTGACAGCGAGGAATGATGGTACTGGGGATGCAGGAACGTTGCGGGTGAATGCTGGCTCTATTTTCGTGGAAAGTCAAGGTGGAATTACGGCGGCTACCAAAGGGGGTCAAGGTGGCAACATTGATTTACGAGTCCAGAATTCCTTACAGGTGTCCGGTAATAGTCAGATATCTAGCGACAATGCTGGTATGGGAGCAGGTGGAAGATTGACGATTCAAGGGAATCAGTTGATACTCAGCGATCGCGCCTTATTATCTGCGTCCACCACATCTGGTGAAGGTGGTAACATATCTCTGCAAACGAATTCCTTACTCATGCGCCGTAACAGTCAGATATCTGCCACTGCTGGAGGAACTGGGAACGGAGGCAATATTAATATTGCTGGCTCTAGTCCGGCCAACTTTGTGACGCTGTTAGAAGGCAGTAAGATTACCGCCGACGCTGTTCAGGGCATGGGAGGAAATATCAGTATCAATACCAGAGGATTCTTTGTATGTCCAACTTGTCAGATTACTGCTAGTTCCGAACTGGGAATCGCCGGAGAAATCAGCATCATTACACCAGAGGCTGAAAATAATTTTGAAATTATCGATGTACCACAAGAAGTAGCTAAACCAGAACAAGTGGTAGCTCAGGCTTGTCGAGGGACAGCAAGTCAAAATAGAAGCGAATTTACCATCACCGGACGTGGAGGATTGCCACCTCGACCGAGTGAACAGCTAAGTAGTGGAGCTTTAATTAGTTTTGAGCCTGTTGATGCTAGTGCTGCTACAGAGGTGAATAATACTTCGCAACTGCCACCTCCCGCGAGAGGTTGGTATGTTAATGCCCAAGGTGTGCTAGTTCTAGCCAGCGAAGCGCCTAATCCTACTCCCTATAGTTCTGGGTTAACTTCAT
- a CDS encoding COP23 domain-containing protein — translation MNNWQSWATMATAPILALGVIVAVSAPSRANSVQVTCKTNASTPKVILSLVKDGSPKDYMMLNFLPKYFSTVNAVQNCQNTAKTLQNIYDTDSSKYLTADKLNEQSVVCAVERRGIGCNHYSAQVLFILKPVDNPSQALYEMLGSDFKQAKPSNLRTLSRTYTNTKPFWWPF, via the coding sequence ATGAACAACTGGCAGTCTTGGGCAACTATGGCGACAGCCCCAATATTAGCTCTGGGTGTTATAGTAGCAGTCTCTGCGCCCAGTAGAGCTAACAGTGTACAAGTAACCTGCAAGACTAACGCCAGCACACCAAAGGTGATTTTGAGTTTGGTTAAAGACGGAAGTCCCAAAGATTACATGATGTTGAATTTTCTCCCAAAGTATTTCTCAACGGTAAATGCCGTGCAAAATTGCCAGAATACAGCTAAAACTTTACAAAATATCTACGATACGGATAGTTCTAAATATTTAACGGCTGATAAGCTCAACGAGCAATCTGTTGTGTGTGCTGTAGAACGGAGAGGCATCGGTTGCAATCATTACAGCGCTCAGGTTTTATTTATTCTTAAACCAGTTGATAACCCCTCTCAAGCTTTATACGAAATGTTGGGTAGCGATTTTAAGCAAGCAAAGCCTTCCAATCTCCGGACTCTTAGCCGTACTTACACTAACACTAAACCTTTTTGGTGGCCATTTTAA